In a single window of the Drosophila albomicans strain 15112-1751.03 chromosome 3, ASM965048v2, whole genome shotgun sequence genome:
- the LOC117572288 gene encoding protein melted isoform X2, giving the protein MHELFTKVLAKRDLSRAGDLFSVPDADIVNDITEVLSEINPIISHADYVKNNNDQSVVEICVTRVLSCIRETRSAERYCAALVDLLKTCLLWNLQPVATTKEEPPHAKIAADIISSIFLNYDKKELMKIALPIAVQFLPKGNKELSRNLASYLSLAAIDYAYLLIDIMDPIMDSILAGNYGLLRVLSQVYEVSPETVTPHAPLLIPLLPQCDAQERMAVFQLYLLIVQKSPAVLESCVPQLCGFLQDSDTSNITMQILLKLAQHSPHLLVDHFEQLRLAAKTNPSTVTLCAQILTTSGIGSKETAQQALDFVLEHLPAQALLQQEATRLCSAYPVLFTDKVLACVRQKNAALSSQHDVGNKTSGGVTIVSLNSSSPSPPMKPAPSTSNMLQTPLGNATPTAIATPTPTPTPLSTSTPLAPPAAPTPVPQPVIAQVATPTPPHTGYTRRVKLGDSRSTGRLHPASNTHRSVTRLNVASGSVGGLHKSMTRLSNSQLNQQAAGGSSNGNVVVQTGATPKTPTTPNNPPVTPVPPLSNDVIITGHNKHGIPVTSGGVTVTTSPSKVRPHSQGPSTLLNSSTVLMKYSTDALNQSVGSISIPQTGAGTSVGTGTGAGAAQNAVSVHHASPAMPQCSSNGNAKSVMKLPVNGNSEVIVSGPTTTTNVAPRRSDNTSRTLLNANNVMDQRMSTFEPYQIMRDPVQQFCEKNFVSIKSYMDEVSQHLPPPTRCSIEERRKKVAKLHFACQIRGPHCLYSKTCFTMRTRNPKTWIHMIFLDFQVRHFVKEKCVLSTREPGISNLKNIWQILKCENRSFTELVTSQFPQVKDREILVNELRHSGFLDVFEVSKTNKSNPNCNELEYQWGCFLCNHPDKAVGFLNGSNQPMIEGQLKEKKGKWRLFRRWRTRYFTLSGAHLSCKGSSGGESIDVNQIRSVKVSRGARNIPKAFEIFTADQTLILKPKDGKNAEEWVQCLSIVVAHSQARDNPTVKTNSLPARSIGNSKPSF; this is encoded by the exons ATGCACGAACTGTTTACGAAAGTGCTCGCCAAGCGCGATTTATCCCGTGCCGGAGATTTGTTCTCCGTTCCCGATGCGGACATTGTCAACGACATCACCGAGGTG TTGTCGGAAATCAATCCCATTATCTCGCATGCGGATTACGTGAAGAACAACAATGATCAGAGCGTTGTGGAGATTTGCGTCACTCGTGTGCTTTCGTGCATACGCGAAACACGCAGCGCGGAGCGTTATTGTGCCGCTCTTGTGGATCTGCTAAAGACCTGTCTGCTCTGGAATCTGCAGCCAGTGGCAACCACCAAGGAGGAGCCGCCACATGCCAAGATTGCTGCCGACATCATCTCTAGCATATTTCTG AACTATGATAAGAAGGAACTCATGAAGATTGCGCTGCCCATTGCGGTGCAGTTTCTGCCCAAGGGCAATAAGGAGCTCTCCCGCAATCTCGCCAGCTATCTTTCGCTGGCCGCCATCGATTATGCCTATCTCTTGATTGACATCATGGATCCCATCATGGATTCCATACTTGCAGGCAATTATGGACTGTTGCGTGTACTTTCCCAGGTCTATGAGGTTTCCCCCGAGACCGTAACGCCCCATGCTCCACTCCTCATTCCGCTGCTGCCGCAATGTGATGCCCAGGAACGCATGGCCGTCTTTCAGCTGTATCTGCTCATTGTGCAGAAGTCACCAGCTGTGCTGGAGTCTTGTGTACCTCAACTTTGTGGCTTTCTGCAGGACAGCGACACCTCCAACATCACCATGCAGATACTGCTTAAGCTGGCGCAGCACTCGCCACACCTGCTCGTCGATCACTTCGAGCAGCTGCGCCTAGCTGCGAAAACCAATCCGAGTACGGTCACACTGTGCGCCCAAATCCTCACCACCTCGGGCATTGGCAGCAAGGAGACCGCACAGCAAGCCCTTGACTTTGTGCTGGAACATCTGCCCGCTCAGGCGCTGTTGCAACAGGAGGCGACGCGTCTGTGCTCCGCTTATCCCGTGCTGTTCACCGACAAGGTGCTCGCCTGTGTGCGCCAGAAGAACGCAGCGCTCAGCTCGCAGCACGATGTGGGCAACAAGACGTCGGGTGGCGTCACCATCGTTAGTCTGAACAGCTCCAGTCCGAGTCCGCCCATGAAGCCAGCTCCCTCAACCAGCAACATGCTGCAGACGCCGCTTGgcaatgccacgcccactgccATAGCGACGCCTACACCCACGCCAACACCACTGTCTACATCCACGCCCCTTGCACCGCCTGCTGCGCCAACGCCAGTGCCGCAGCCTGTCATCGCTCAGgtggccacgcccacgcctCCACACACGGGTTACACACGACGTGTGAAGCTCGGTGATTCTCGCAGCACGGGCCGTTTGCATCCGGCGAGCAATACGCACCGCAGCGTGACCCGCTTGAATGTGGCCAGCGGCTCGGTGGGCGGACTGCACAAGAGCATGACGCGTCTGAGCAATTCACAACTGAATCAACAGGCTGCTGGCGGCAGTTCCAATGGCAATGTTGTGGTGCAAACGGGCGCCACGCCCAAGACGCCCACCACACCGAATAATCCGCCAGTGACGCCGGTGCCGCCGCTGAGCAACGATGTGATTATCACGGGACACAATAAGCATGGCATACCGGTCACTTCAGGTGGCGTTACGGTGACCACATCGCCATCAAAAGTGCGTCCCCATTCGCAAGGTCCCTCAACGCTGCTCAATTCGAGCACAGTGTTGATGAAGTACAGCACCGATGCACTGAACCAGTCGGTGGGCTCCATTTCCATACCACAAACGGGAGCAGGAACATCAGTAGGAACGGGaacaggagcaggagctgCACAGAACGCCGTCTCCGTACATCATGCATCGCCAGCAATGCCTCAATGCTccagcaatggcaatgccaagtCCGTCATGAAGCTGCCAGTCAATGGCAAT AGCGAGGTGATCGTCTCGGGTCCCACGACCACCACGAATGTAGCGCCTCGTCGCAGTGATAACACCAGTCGCACTTTACTCAATGCCAACAACGTCATGGATCAGCGCATGAGCACCTTTGAGCCATATCAGATCATGCGCGATCCCGTCCAACAGTTTTGCGAGAAGAACTTTGTCTCCATCAAGTCGTATATGGATGAGGTCTCACAGCACTTGCCACCGCCCACCAGGTGCAGCATTGAGG AACGTCGCAAGAAAGTGGCTAAACTGCATTTTGCATGCCAGATACGTGGACCGCATTGCCTCTACTCGAAGACCTGCTTCACTATGCGCACACGCAACCCCAAGACCTGGATACACATGATCTTTCTCGACTTTCAAGTGCGGCATTTT GTCAAGGAGAAATGTGTGCTTAGCACACGTGAGCCGGGTATCAGCAATCTGAAGAACATCTGGCAGATACTCAAGTGCGAGAATCGCAGCTTCACCGAACTGGTCACCAGTCAGTTTCCCCAGGTCAAG GACCGCGAGATACTTGTGAATGAACTGCGTCACTCGGGCTTTCTCGATGTGTTCGAGGTGTCCAAGACGAACAAGTCGAATCCTAACTGCAATGAGCTGGAGTATCAATGGGGCTGCTTTCTGTGCAATCATCCGGACAAAGCGGTTGGCTTCCTCAATGGCAGCAATCAGCCCATGATCGAGGGCCAGCTCAAGGAAAAGAAGGGCAAGTGGCGACTCTTTAGGCGCTGGCGCACACGCTACTTTACGCTCTCCGGCGCCCATCTGTCCTGCAAAGGATCG AGCGGCGGCGAGAGCATCGATGTGAATCAAATACGTTCCGTTAAAGTGTCGCGTGGGGCTCGTAATATACCCAAGGCTTTTGAGATCTTCACTGCGGATCAGACACTAATACTCAAGCCCAAGGACGGCAAGAATGCTGAGGAGTGGGTGCAGTGCCTCAGCATTGTGGTGGCCCATTCGCAGGCTCGCGACAATCCCACAGTCAAGACAAATAGTTTGCCCGCCCGCAGCATTGGCAACAGCAAACCTTCCTTCTAG
- the LOC117572288 gene encoding protein melted isoform X1 — protein MHELFTKVLAKRDLSRAGDLFSVPDADIVNDITEVLSEINPIISHADYVKNNNDQSVVEICVTRVLSCIRETRSAERYCAALVDLLKTCLLWNLQPVATTKEEPPHAKIAADIISSIFLNYDKKELMKIALPIAVQFLPKGNKELSRNLASYLSLAAIDYAYLLIDIMDPIMDSILAGNYGLLRVLSQVYEVSPETVTPHAPLLIPLLPQCDAQERMAVFQLYLLIVQKSPAVLESCVPQLCGFLQDSDTSNITMQILLKLAQHSPHLLVDHFEQLRLAAKTNPSTVTLCAQILTTSGIGSKETAQQALDFVLEHLPAQALLQQEATRLCSAYPVLFTDKVLACVRQKNAALSSQHDVGNKTSGGVTIVSLNSSSPSPPMKPAPSTSNMLQTPLGNATPTAIATPTPTPTPLSTSTPLAPPAAPTPVPQPVIAQVATPTPPHTGYTRRVKLGDSRSTGRLHPASNTHRSVTRLNVASGSVGGLHKSMTRLSNSQLNQQAAGGSSNGNVVVQTGATPKTPTTPNNPPVTPVPPLSNDVIITGHNKHGIPVTSGGVTVTTSPSKVRPHSQGPSTLLNSSTVLMKYSTDALNQSVGSISIPQTGAGTSVGTGTGAGAAQNAVSVHHASPAMPQCSSNGNAKSVMKLPVNGNSEVIVSGPTTTTNVAPRRSDNTSRTLLNANNVMDQRMSTFEPYQIMRDPVQQFCEKNFVSIKSYMDEVSQHLPPPTRCSIEVSNEFAERRKKVAKLHFACQIRGPHCLYSKTCFTMRTRNPKTWIHMIFLDFQVRHFVKEKCVLSTREPGISNLKNIWQILKCENRSFTELVTSQFPQVKDREILVNELRHSGFLDVFEVSKTNKSNPNCNELEYQWGCFLCNHPDKAVGFLNGSNQPMIEGQLKEKKGKWRLFRRWRTRYFTLSGAHLSCKGSSGGESIDVNQIRSVKVSRGARNIPKAFEIFTADQTLILKPKDGKNAEEWVQCLSIVVAHSQARDNPTVKTNSLPARSIGNSKPSF, from the exons ATGCACGAACTGTTTACGAAAGTGCTCGCCAAGCGCGATTTATCCCGTGCCGGAGATTTGTTCTCCGTTCCCGATGCGGACATTGTCAACGACATCACCGAGGTG TTGTCGGAAATCAATCCCATTATCTCGCATGCGGATTACGTGAAGAACAACAATGATCAGAGCGTTGTGGAGATTTGCGTCACTCGTGTGCTTTCGTGCATACGCGAAACACGCAGCGCGGAGCGTTATTGTGCCGCTCTTGTGGATCTGCTAAAGACCTGTCTGCTCTGGAATCTGCAGCCAGTGGCAACCACCAAGGAGGAGCCGCCACATGCCAAGATTGCTGCCGACATCATCTCTAGCATATTTCTG AACTATGATAAGAAGGAACTCATGAAGATTGCGCTGCCCATTGCGGTGCAGTTTCTGCCCAAGGGCAATAAGGAGCTCTCCCGCAATCTCGCCAGCTATCTTTCGCTGGCCGCCATCGATTATGCCTATCTCTTGATTGACATCATGGATCCCATCATGGATTCCATACTTGCAGGCAATTATGGACTGTTGCGTGTACTTTCCCAGGTCTATGAGGTTTCCCCCGAGACCGTAACGCCCCATGCTCCACTCCTCATTCCGCTGCTGCCGCAATGTGATGCCCAGGAACGCATGGCCGTCTTTCAGCTGTATCTGCTCATTGTGCAGAAGTCACCAGCTGTGCTGGAGTCTTGTGTACCTCAACTTTGTGGCTTTCTGCAGGACAGCGACACCTCCAACATCACCATGCAGATACTGCTTAAGCTGGCGCAGCACTCGCCACACCTGCTCGTCGATCACTTCGAGCAGCTGCGCCTAGCTGCGAAAACCAATCCGAGTACGGTCACACTGTGCGCCCAAATCCTCACCACCTCGGGCATTGGCAGCAAGGAGACCGCACAGCAAGCCCTTGACTTTGTGCTGGAACATCTGCCCGCTCAGGCGCTGTTGCAACAGGAGGCGACGCGTCTGTGCTCCGCTTATCCCGTGCTGTTCACCGACAAGGTGCTCGCCTGTGTGCGCCAGAAGAACGCAGCGCTCAGCTCGCAGCACGATGTGGGCAACAAGACGTCGGGTGGCGTCACCATCGTTAGTCTGAACAGCTCCAGTCCGAGTCCGCCCATGAAGCCAGCTCCCTCAACCAGCAACATGCTGCAGACGCCGCTTGgcaatgccacgcccactgccATAGCGACGCCTACACCCACGCCAACACCACTGTCTACATCCACGCCCCTTGCACCGCCTGCTGCGCCAACGCCAGTGCCGCAGCCTGTCATCGCTCAGgtggccacgcccacgcctCCACACACGGGTTACACACGACGTGTGAAGCTCGGTGATTCTCGCAGCACGGGCCGTTTGCATCCGGCGAGCAATACGCACCGCAGCGTGACCCGCTTGAATGTGGCCAGCGGCTCGGTGGGCGGACTGCACAAGAGCATGACGCGTCTGAGCAATTCACAACTGAATCAACAGGCTGCTGGCGGCAGTTCCAATGGCAATGTTGTGGTGCAAACGGGCGCCACGCCCAAGACGCCCACCACACCGAATAATCCGCCAGTGACGCCGGTGCCGCCGCTGAGCAACGATGTGATTATCACGGGACACAATAAGCATGGCATACCGGTCACTTCAGGTGGCGTTACGGTGACCACATCGCCATCAAAAGTGCGTCCCCATTCGCAAGGTCCCTCAACGCTGCTCAATTCGAGCACAGTGTTGATGAAGTACAGCACCGATGCACTGAACCAGTCGGTGGGCTCCATTTCCATACCACAAACGGGAGCAGGAACATCAGTAGGAACGGGaacaggagcaggagctgCACAGAACGCCGTCTCCGTACATCATGCATCGCCAGCAATGCCTCAATGCTccagcaatggcaatgccaagtCCGTCATGAAGCTGCCAGTCAATGGCAAT AGCGAGGTGATCGTCTCGGGTCCCACGACCACCACGAATGTAGCGCCTCGTCGCAGTGATAACACCAGTCGCACTTTACTCAATGCCAACAACGTCATGGATCAGCGCATGAGCACCTTTGAGCCATATCAGATCATGCGCGATCCCGTCCAACAGTTTTGCGAGAAGAACTTTGTCTCCATCAAGTCGTATATGGATGAGGTCTCACAGCACTTGCCACCGCCCACCAGGTGCAGCATTGAGG TTTCCAATGAATTCGCAGAACGTCGCAAGAAAGTGGCTAAACTGCATTTTGCATGCCAGATACGTGGACCGCATTGCCTCTACTCGAAGACCTGCTTCACTATGCGCACACGCAACCCCAAGACCTGGATACACATGATCTTTCTCGACTTTCAAGTGCGGCATTTT GTCAAGGAGAAATGTGTGCTTAGCACACGTGAGCCGGGTATCAGCAATCTGAAGAACATCTGGCAGATACTCAAGTGCGAGAATCGCAGCTTCACCGAACTGGTCACCAGTCAGTTTCCCCAGGTCAAG GACCGCGAGATACTTGTGAATGAACTGCGTCACTCGGGCTTTCTCGATGTGTTCGAGGTGTCCAAGACGAACAAGTCGAATCCTAACTGCAATGAGCTGGAGTATCAATGGGGCTGCTTTCTGTGCAATCATCCGGACAAAGCGGTTGGCTTCCTCAATGGCAGCAATCAGCCCATGATCGAGGGCCAGCTCAAGGAAAAGAAGGGCAAGTGGCGACTCTTTAGGCGCTGGCGCACACGCTACTTTACGCTCTCCGGCGCCCATCTGTCCTGCAAAGGATCG AGCGGCGGCGAGAGCATCGATGTGAATCAAATACGTTCCGTTAAAGTGTCGCGTGGGGCTCGTAATATACCCAAGGCTTTTGAGATCTTCACTGCGGATCAGACACTAATACTCAAGCCCAAGGACGGCAAGAATGCTGAGGAGTGGGTGCAGTGCCTCAGCATTGTGGTGGCCCATTCGCAGGCTCGCGACAATCCCACAGTCAAGACAAATAGTTTGCCCGCCCGCAGCATTGGCAACAGCAAACCTTCCTTCTAG
- the LOC117571088 gene encoding acyl-CoA-binding protein homolog translates to MPLTEQFNAAAEKVKTLTKRPSDDEFLELYALFKQATVGDNETSKPGLLDLKGKAKWEAWNKQKGKSTEAAQKEYIAFVEGLAAKYA, encoded by the exons atgCCCCTCACCGAG CAATTCAACGCCGCCGCCGAGAAGGTGAAGACGCTGACCAAGCGTCCCAGCGATGATGAGTTCCTCGAGCTCTACGCTCTCTTCAAGCAGGCCACCGTTGGCGACAACGAGACCAGCAAGCCTGGTCTCCTCGACCTGAAGGGCAAGGCCAAGTGGGAGGCATGGAACAAGCAGAAGGGTAAATCCACTGAGGCAGCACAGAAAGAATACATCGCCTTCGTTGAGGGTCTGGCTGCCAAGTACGCCTAA